CGCGCAGCCTGGTGGAAGCGGCCGTGGCCGAGGCTTGTCGCCACCTCCCTCCGGATTCGCCGATGGGGGCGGTGGCGAAGTTCCCAGGTCTGCACCGCCGGGTGGCCAACGTTTTGAGCGAGCTGCGCGAGTGGCGGATGGACGCGGAGGCGATGCGGGTCTGCGCCGAGGCCGCCACTTCGACGTTGGCCGCGCGCCTGCACTCGCTGGCGGAGATCGAGTCGGAAGTGGATCGGCTCCTGGGCGACCTGGGACGGACCGTGCCCGCCTACGAGATCGAACGCAACCTCGACTTGCGACCCGAGCCCGACGCGCGCTGGGAATCGGTGCTCGTCGTCGCAGGCTCCGAGTACTCGCCGTTGCTCGCAGCCACGCTCGAGTGGCTCGGCGCCTGCGGCCAACCCATGACCGTGTGCGTCGATCGGCACGCTGGCGAAGCACGCTTGTTCGAAGGGGCGGGACAGATGGCGGACGGGCTCGGCGCGGCGCCGATCCCCTTCGGTCCCGAGGGCGGATTGGCCCGCGCGCTGTTCACCGATGCGGTGTCCAGCGATGCGTGTCCGCGCGTGGTGATCGAGTCCTGCGCCGACCCGTTGGCCGAGTCCGAGTGGGCCGTGCGGCGGTGTTTGGCGAACCTTGAAGCGGGCATCGCGCCCGAGTCGATCGCGATGATCGCGCGGGACCTCGAGACGTACGCGCCCCTGTTGACGGCGTCGGCGGAACGGTTGGGGTTGCCCCTTCGCCTTCACCGCCGGGTTCCCTTGAATTCGAACGCCTTTGCGCGCCTGGTGCTCGACGCGCTCGCCTTCTGCGCGGCAAGGGATGTGCGCGGGTTGGTTCCTATCCTGGCTTCCAGCTACCTGGCCTTGGGCCGAGAATCCCGGGACGCGTTGGAGGGTTTGGTGCGAGACGCCTTGGCGGCGGGAAGGGGCCAGTGGGAGGTGCTCGCCGACGCCGCGAAGGCGTCGAGCGGCCAGCACGGTTGGTTGGTGCGGCTGCTCGCGTGGCGGGCCGAGCACGTGGCGGATCGTGCCCCGCTCGCCGTTTGGAATGCCCGGTTGCGCGAGCTGTTCGCCGACCTCGCCGCGCCGGACGATCCCGAAGCGGTGCTGCCGACGACGGAGCGGGACCAGTGGGCCCAGTCCGCGTTCCAGCGCGCGTTGGCCCACGCGGCGTCGATCGATCGCGTGCGCGAGAACCCGGCCATTGGACTGGCCGAGTTTGCCGCGGAGTGCCGTTCCCTTTGCGACGTTGCCGATGCGCCGCTTCCCCCGCTCGAGGAGGGGATCGCGGTGGTCGCCTCGGCGGAAGAGTTGGGCCCCGTCCGGTGCGTCCATGTCCTGGGAATGCTCGAAGGGGTGTTTCCTCGGCGCCGTGCCGAGGATCCCGTGCTCTTCGACTCCCATCGCCAGGAGCTGGGGGCGCTTCGATCCGACCTTCCGCCCCTGCCGGACTCGCGGCGCACGGCCCGCGCCGAGCGCGACGCGTTCTACCGCGCGTGTACCGCGGCTTCCGAGCAGCTTGTCTTCAGCTACCCGGAGACCGAAGAGGATCGGGACAACGTCCCGGCGTTCTACCTCGCGGAGGTGTCTCGAGCGGCGGGCGAAGCCGTCGAGCGCTCGTCGCGGGCGCGGTTGGCTTGGGTGCCGGAAGGGTCGGAGTTGTGCTCCGAAGCGGACAGGCGGCTCTTCGAAGCCCTGGCGAAACCCAGGGAGCGGCCCCAGGCGCGCGTGGTTCGATCCGAGGAGGCGCGCGCCAAGATCCGGGCACCCGAAGCCGGCCCCTTTTCGACACGAGATCTGCGCGACGCCCTCGAGTGCCCGTTTCGAGGAGTCGCTCGAAGCCGCTTGCACCTCCACGGGCCGGCGGGAGACGCCTGGTGGTCCGGCCTGCGCCGACTGGCCGTGAAGGGGCGCCTCGCCTCGAGTCCGGATGAGGAGAGTGCGCGCCGGGCATTGTTGGCCGCTCTCGACGCCGAGATCGAGACCGTCCGTCCCGAAGCGTCGGCGTTCGACGTCTCGATGATGCGCATCGGGGGTCCGCGCTTGGTCGAGGAGATGGTCCAGCGCGAGTTTCGAGCGCGGTCGCTGTGGCAGAGGGAGGAGGGGAGCACCGCGCTCGACGCGCGCTTCGGAGACGGGCCCCTTCGGCAGGGCTTCCCGATCGACGGGGGTTTCGCGCTCGCGGGCGGGGTCGATGCCGTATCGCGCATCGGACCGTACAGGGTCGCCCACTTGTTCCGAGGCCAGATGCCGCCCACTCCCGACGACGAGGGGGGTGCGAACGATCTGGACTTGTTGGAGATCCAGATCGTCCTGCTCGCCCTGTGGGGCGCCGGCCCGGTGGCGGTCGAAGTGGATACGCCTTCCGACGGGAGGGCGTTGTTCGTGCTGCCCCGCGTGGCAGAGGCGTCGATGATCTCAGATCAGGCGGCCGGATTGCGCATCGTGTCGATGGGCGAGCCCCGGCCCGTTCTCGACGCGACCCGTGAGGCTTTGCGCGAGGCCGTCGACACGTTGCGTTCGGGGGTAATGCAGCCCGTTCCCGGCGAGGCTTGCCTCGGTTGCGGCTACGGCGAGTTGTGCCGGCGATCGCAGGAGTTCAGCGACGAGCCCGCGCTTTTCGAGGGGGGTGCATGAGCGGGCGGATCGAACTCTCGGCCGAGCAACGGGCGGTCGTCGAGGCGGTCGAGGGGGAGCTGGTCGTCCTTGCGGCCGCGGGCGCCGGGAAGACGCGCGTGCTCGTCGAGCGCTACCTGCGGATCGTGAGGGAGGGCACGCCTCCCGATGCGATCCTGACGATCACCTTCACCCGCAAGGCCGCCGCGGAGATGAAGCGCCGCATCGTGGACGCGCTCCGAGAAGAGGGGCGCGCCGAGGACGCCCAGACGGCCGAAACCGGACCGATCCAGACGATCCACGCCTTTTGTCAGCGGCTGCTGCGCGAGAATGCGCTCGAGGCGGGGGTCGATCCCGACGTGGAGATTCTCGCGGACGCCCAGGCCTCGCGCCTCTTGGAAGACGCGATCGAATCGACGCTGGCCCATCCGCCTGAAGGCGACGAGGTCGACGCCCTGATTGCGACGCTGGCCGGCAGGCGATCCCGATGGGAGGCCCGAACCGCGCACGCGGGTTTGAAGAGCGCGGTCCGCCGCGTCCTCGACACCCTCCGGGGCAGCGGGCTCTCCCCCGACGAGATCGAAAGGAGCCACGCCTCGGCAGATGCGGTGGAGGCGGCCTTCTCCGGGGCCTTTCTCGCGCAGCTCGACCCCCGCGTTCGTTCGGCGTACAGTGGCGACGAAGCCGCGCTGGACTTCGATGCGTTGGCTCGGGCGTACAAGGAGTGCCGCATCCGTGCGCCGAGGTGGTTGCGCCAGCGAGGTGGCGACGCCCGTGCGGCGGCGGCGAACGCATCGGGACTGGTGCGCATCGCATGCGCGGCTTGGCGCATCGCCGAGGAGGCGATGGCCGCCCGCCAAGCGTTCGATTTCTGTTCCCTGGAGGCCCGTGCCGTCGCTTTGTTGGCGGACTCGCCGGCTACGCGCGAGCGCCTTCGATCGCAATACCGCGCGGTGCTTGTGGACGAAGCCCAGGACGTGAACCCCGTGCAGTACCGGCTCCTCGATGCGCTTGGGATCGACCCGATGCTCGTGGGAGATCCCCAGCAGTCGATCTATGGGTTCC
This is a stretch of genomic DNA from Fimbriimonadaceae bacterium. It encodes these proteins:
- a CDS encoding exodeoxyribonuclease V subunit gamma produces the protein MTRAQIRVLSVVPGAGSMEAVLADFESRGGGIATALLDPRLRGVARAAASLSNIEVLPFPALLGRAVARCGGPATSVAPRSLVEAAVAEACRHLPPDSPMGAVAKFPGLHRRVANVLSELREWRMDAEAMRVCAEAATSTLAARLHSLAEIESEVDRLLGDLGRTVPAYEIERNLDLRPEPDARWESVLVVAGSEYSPLLAATLEWLGACGQPMTVCVDRHAGEARLFEGAGQMADGLGAAPIPFGPEGGLARALFTDAVSSDACPRVVIESCADPLAESEWAVRRCLANLEAGIAPESIAMIARDLETYAPLLTASAERLGLPLRLHRRVPLNSNAFARLVLDALAFCAARDVRGLVPILASSYLALGRESRDALEGLVRDALAAGRGQWEVLADAAKASSGQHGWLVRLLAWRAEHVADRAPLAVWNARLRELFADLAAPDDPEAVLPTTERDQWAQSAFQRALAHAASIDRVRENPAIGLAEFAAECRSLCDVADAPLPPLEEGIAVVASAEELGPVRCVHVLGMLEGVFPRRRAEDPVLFDSHRQELGALRSDLPPLPDSRRTARAERDAFYRACTAASEQLVFSYPETEEDRDNVPAFYLAEVSRAAGEAVERSSRARLAWVPEGSELCSEADRRLFEALAKPRERPQARVVRSEEARAKIRAPEAGPFSTRDLRDALECPFRGVARSRLHLHGPAGDAWWSGLRRLAVKGRLASSPDEESARRALLAALDAEIETVRPEASAFDVSMMRIGGPRLVEEMVQREFRARSLWQREEGSTALDARFGDGPLRQGFPIDGGFALAGGVDAVSRIGPYRVAHLFRGQMPPTPDDEGGANDLDLLEIQIVLLALWGAGPVAVEVDTPSDGRALFVLPRVAEASMISDQAAGLRIVSMGEPRPVLDATREALREAVDTLRSGVMQPVPGEACLGCGYGELCRRSQEFSDEPALFEGGA